A single region of the Epinephelus moara isolate mb chromosome 16, YSFRI_EMoa_1.0, whole genome shotgun sequence genome encodes:
- the LOC126402557 gene encoding zinc finger protein PLAGL2-like produces the protein MFHQQDHLKSQLQESHSASRQLFHCQECGKQYNTQLGYRRHLVAAHSAAAGLPCAEGVPSLLEHLGSHIDRPSEQPSEGNTNATVPVRERKYSCERCDRRFYTRKDVRRHAVVHTGRRDFLCPRCAQRFGRRDHLTRHLKKSHAQESGLMPSCTPSTPVATPTPATQCPVKEEPSPVPSDMGSISKEPMETFSRGMYNSYAMASPVPGMGHPHGLMQGSLSSSVGVARHMPPQSSHSHHHHLQPPTGPQQQQPYSSMARYQHGSTSYPRTDVDSFLLDLQSAPPPHLSAVSSSTSTSASPQREVLGEGVGVGGDPHLLSRSPAVSSTELSCTTNMDLGPLLGFLPFSLPPYSPHMGMGGLVMSYPPATTTTSPPSSSTELSSQAPGPFTFFQPPQAHVHQGPGAHNHSQLPQAYSSPAMSTSSSLPHYYQAFQQ, from the coding sequence ATGTTTCACCAGCAGGACCATCTGAAGAGCCAGCTGCAGGAGAGCCACTCAGCCAGCAGGCAGCTCTTCCACTGCCAGGAGTGTGGGAAGCAGTACAACACCCAGCTGGGTTATAGACGCCACCTGGTGGCAGCCCATAGTGCTGCAGCAGGCCTGCCCTGTGCAGAGGGGGTGCCCTCCCTGCTGGAGCACCTTGGCAGCCATATTGACAGGCCATCAGAGCAACCATCGGAGGGCAACACAAATGCTACTGTGCCAGTGAGAGAGAGGAAATACTCATGTGAGCGATGTGACCGCCGTTTTTACACACGTAAGGATGTACGGCGTCATGCTGTGGTGCACACTGGGCGCCGTGACTTCCTGTGCCCGCGCTGTGCACAGCGCTTTGGCCGTAGAGACCATCTGACTCGCCATTTAAAGAAGAGCCATGCTCAGGAGTCAGGGTTGATGCCATCCTGTACACCCAGTACTCCTGTGGCTACACCGACCCCTGCCACCCAGTGCCCTGTGAAGGAGGAGCCTAGCCCTGTGCCCTCTGATATGGGCTCTATCTCCAAGGAACCAATGGAGACTTTCTCCAGGGGCATGTACAATTCTTACGCCATGGCCAGTCCTGTCCCTGGGATGGGCCATCCTCATGGCCTCATGCAGGGCTCGTTGTCCTCAAGTGTAGGTGTGGCTCGCCACATGCCCCCCCAATCTTCTCATTCTCACCACCACCATCTGCAGCCCCCGACGGgtccgcagcagcagcagccttaCAGCAGTATGGCAAGGTACCAGCACGGATCTACCTCATATCCTCGCACCGACGTGGACAGTTTTCTGCTGGACCTGCAGAGTGCCCCCCCACCTCACCTAAGTGCAGTGAGCTCCTCTACCTCTACTTCTGCCTCCCCTCAGAGGGAGGTGCTGGGTGAAGGCGTAGGTGTTGGTGGTGACCCCCATCTGCTGTCCAGGAGCCCTGCTGTCTCCTCAACTGAGCTGTCCTGCACCACTAACATGGACCTCGGGCCTCTGCTGGGCTTTTTGCCCTTTAGTCTGCCACCCTACAGCCCCCACATGGGGATGGGAGGGTTAGTGATGAGCTATCCACCTGCTACCACCACCACTTCTCCTCCATCCTCTTCCACTGAGCTGTCCTCTCAAGCTCCAGGGCCTTTCACCTTTTTCCAGCCTCCACAGGCTCATGTACACCAGGGCCCTGGTGCCCATAACCACAGCCAGCTACCTCAGGCATACAGCAGTCCTGCTATGAGCACTTCAAGCTCCCTACCTCACTACTACCAGGCCTTTCAGCAGTAA
- the si:dkey-242h9.3 gene encoding hornerin isoform X2: protein MTSQAEEEDDEEEEEDVVRRSRNRTKKAIPEGFVRNVLTDSDEEGQSVRGVELPNYPAPPKKLQPIQGTAILDNASSGDEDMSVQATRADSSQGRHSDTPSLSGLECASGTGGRETSTPGSHLSTSRSRHAARGHVIDGYRSRSRSKSQRRHASRHRHRSGSNRDASKHRHRSGSNSDVSRHRHRSGSNRDASKHRHRSGSNRDASKHRHRSGSNRDVFSTPARSRCDHTSPPYHTPRPNAVTESRRWTFPLPWDVYQKKVLGLLVDLRNEYKTAQPASSAVHIERMETMEDFEKEEQHLCDKEAFDTLVKKIAKIGGKNTKDCIHKVLDKLFTNALMANFNMKGKGKKGKKPLETTKIYRAIQDGVMQFDNMATEELIRTHASEHLKHAPQRSGGGGFTVTQG from the exons ATGACCAGtcaggcagaggaggaggatgatgaggaggaggaggaggacgtgGTGAGGAGATCAAGGAACCGCACTAAAAAAGCAATTCCAGAGGGTTTCGTAAGAAATG TATTAACAGATTCAGATGAGGAAGGGCAGAGTGTCAGGG GTGTCGAGCTGCCCAACTACCCTGCTCCACCGAAAAAGCTGCAGCCCATTCAGGGCACAGCTATCCTAGACAATGCTT CCTCTGGAGATGAAGACATGTCCGTACAAGCGACGCGTGCGGACAGCTCTCAGGGCAGGCACTCAGACACTCCTT CCTTGTCTGGTCTGGAGTGTGCCAGTGGAACTGGGGGAAGGGAAACGTCAACACCGG GCTCTCACCTGTCGACATCCA GATCTCGACATGCAGCCAGAGGTCATGTCATTGATGGCTATCGCTCTAG GTCCAGGTCCAAGTCCCAGCGCAGACATGCCTCCAGACATCGCCACAGATCCGGCAGCAACAGAGACGCCTCTAAACATCGCCACAGATCCGGCAGCAACAGTGATGTCTCAAGACATCGCCACAGATCCGGCAGCAACAGAGATGCCTCTAAACATCGCCACAGATCCGGCAGCAACAGAGACGCCTCTAAACATCGCCACAGATCCGGCAGCAACAGAGATGTCTTCAGCACCCCCGCCAGGTCCAGATGTGATCACACCAGCCCCCCCTATCACACACCAAGGCCTA ATGCAGTGACTGAGAGTAGAAGGTGGACCTTCCCATTGCCTTGGGATG TGTACCAGAAGAAGGTCTTAGGGTTACTGGTTGACCTCCGCAATGAGTATAAGACAGCACAGCCTGCCTCTTCAGCCGTCCACATTGAGAGGATGGAGACAATGGAGGATTTCGAGAAAGAGGAGCAACATCTATGTGACAAAGAAGCCTTTGATACCCTG GTAAAGAAAATAGCAAAAATTGGCGGGAAGAACACCAAGGACTGTATCCACAAAGTTCTTGACAA acTGTTCACCAATGCCCTGATGGCAAATTTTAACATGAAGGGCAAggggaaaaagggaaaaaagccCTTGGAAACGACAAAGATTTACAGAGCAATACAAG ATGGAGTCATGCAATTTGATAATATGGCCACTGAGGAACTTATAAGGACACATGCTTCAGAGCATTTAAAGCATGCACCGCAAAGGAGTGGAGGGGGGGGCTTCACAGTCACTCAGGGCTGA
- the si:dkey-242h9.3 gene encoding hornerin isoform X3 → MTSQAEEEDDEEEEEDVVRRSRNRTKKAIPEGFVRNVLTDSDEEGQSVRGVELPNYPAPPKKLQPIQGTAILDNASSGDEDMSVQATRADSSQGRHSDTPSLSGLECASGTGGRETSTPGSRHAARGHVIDGYRSRSRSKSQRRHASRHRHRSGSNRDASKHRHRSGSNSDVSRHRHRSGSNRDASKHRHRSGSNRDASKHRHRSGSNRDVFSTPARSRCDHTSPPYHTPRPNAVTESRRWTFPLPWDVYQKKVLGLLVDLRNEYKTAQPASSAVHIERMETMEDFEKEEQHLCDKEAFDTLVKKIAKIGGKNTKDCIHKVLDKLFTNALMANFNMKGKGKKGKKPLETTKIYRAIQDGVMQFDNMATEELIRTHASEHLKHAPQRSGGGGFTVTQG, encoded by the exons ATGACCAGtcaggcagaggaggaggatgatgaggaggaggaggaggacgtgGTGAGGAGATCAAGGAACCGCACTAAAAAAGCAATTCCAGAGGGTTTCGTAAGAAATG TATTAACAGATTCAGATGAGGAAGGGCAGAGTGTCAGGG GTGTCGAGCTGCCCAACTACCCTGCTCCACCGAAAAAGCTGCAGCCCATTCAGGGCACAGCTATCCTAGACAATGCTT CCTCTGGAGATGAAGACATGTCCGTACAAGCGACGCGTGCGGACAGCTCTCAGGGCAGGCACTCAGACACTCCTT CCTTGTCTGGTCTGGAGTGTGCCAGTGGAACTGGGGGAAGGGAAACGTCAACACCGG GATCTCGACATGCAGCCAGAGGTCATGTCATTGATGGCTATCGCTCTAG GTCCAGGTCCAAGTCCCAGCGCAGACATGCCTCCAGACATCGCCACAGATCCGGCAGCAACAGAGACGCCTCTAAACATCGCCACAGATCCGGCAGCAACAGTGATGTCTCAAGACATCGCCACAGATCCGGCAGCAACAGAGATGCCTCTAAACATCGCCACAGATCCGGCAGCAACAGAGACGCCTCTAAACATCGCCACAGATCCGGCAGCAACAGAGATGTCTTCAGCACCCCCGCCAGGTCCAGATGTGATCACACCAGCCCCCCCTATCACACACCAAGGCCTA ATGCAGTGACTGAGAGTAGAAGGTGGACCTTCCCATTGCCTTGGGATG TGTACCAGAAGAAGGTCTTAGGGTTACTGGTTGACCTCCGCAATGAGTATAAGACAGCACAGCCTGCCTCTTCAGCCGTCCACATTGAGAGGATGGAGACAATGGAGGATTTCGAGAAAGAGGAGCAACATCTATGTGACAAAGAAGCCTTTGATACCCTG GTAAAGAAAATAGCAAAAATTGGCGGGAAGAACACCAAGGACTGTATCCACAAAGTTCTTGACAA acTGTTCACCAATGCCCTGATGGCAAATTTTAACATGAAGGGCAAggggaaaaagggaaaaaagccCTTGGAAACGACAAAGATTTACAGAGCAATACAAG ATGGAGTCATGCAATTTGATAATATGGCCACTGAGGAACTTATAAGGACACATGCTTCAGAGCATTTAAAGCATGCACCGCAAAGGAGTGGAGGGGGGGGCTTCACAGTCACTCAGGGCTGA
- the si:dkey-242h9.3 gene encoding uncharacterized protein si:dkey-242h9.3 isoform X1 yields MDSNDVHLTVNIDGIPLFKSSGVQFWPILVKCGHFDPFIAAMFSGKSKPSPLEDYLKDFLTKYKHLKDNGIVYKRQTYTVNIDALICDAPARAYLKCIKGHTSYESCERCIIRGTRVEGRMVFSEQECTSRTDDCFSRVEYKNHQTDASPFIAGGIPCVSSFVLDYMHMVCLGVVRHLLIYLTRGPKICRLSVRQKDLISQKLIALRGRMPSEFARQPHGLREMDRWKATELRQFLLYTGPVVLKTVLSPERYKHFLSLTVAMSILLESDDRIRNAYLQYAHELIKHFVTSCVVLYGKTFPLHEDASHFNCSLNDISCFPFENYLQQIKKHVRSGRNPLEQVTRHLSEIEHSEVKESKMHPKVFISVKERDSRQEDERFAFVRQKNADGTLACQILHQRHTSPLFHQPCSSGLVNIVCIGNGQVRMKDALLREKDLFRKVAYLPQESGGAVLIPLRHGLEHKY; encoded by the coding sequence ATGGACAGTAATGATGTGCACCTCACTGTAAACATCGATGGCATCCCACTTTTCAAAAGTAGTGGAGTCCAATTCTGGCCAATACTGGTGAAGTGTGGCCATTTTGATCCCTTTATTGCAGCGATGTTTAGTGGAAAAAGTAAGCCAAGTCCACTTGAGGACTATCTGAAAGACTTTTTGACCAAGTACAAACATCTCAAAGACAATGGTATAGTTTACAAACGTCAGACCTACACTGTCAATATTGATGCTCTCATCTGTGATGCGCCAGCAAGGGCATATCTCAAATGTATTAAGGGTCATACTTCCTATGAGAGTTGTGAGAGATGTATAATCAGAGGTACTCGTGTTGAGGGAAGAATGGTATTCAGTGAACAGGAATGCACTTCTCGAACAGATGACTGTTTCTCCAGAGTGGAATACAAGAACCACCAAACTGATGCCAGCCCCTTCATTGCTGGAGGAATTCCTTGTGTCAGTTCATTTGTGTTGGACTACATGCATATGGTCTGCTTGGGAGTAGTTAGACACCTGTTAATTTACCTGACTCGTGGCCCAAAAATCTGCCGCTTATCTGTGAGGCAAAAGGATCTAATTTCTCAAAAACTAATTGCACTGAGAGGGAGGATGCCGAGTGAATTTGCTCGGCAACCACATGGTCTGCGTGAAATGGATAGGTGGAAAGCCACTGAACTTCGGCAGTTTCTGCTATACACAGGACCAGTGGTATTAAAAACTGTGCTGTCACCTGAAAGGTACAAGCATTTCTTGTCCTTAACAGTAGCCATGTCGATACTGCTGGAGTCAGATGACAGGATTCGAAATGCCTATCTCCAATATGCCCATGAACTCATCAAACACTTTGTCACCAGCTGTGTGGTCCTGTATGGCAAGACCTTTCCTCTCCATGAAGATGCCAGCCACTTCAACTGCTCCTTAAatgacatttcctgttttcCATTTGAAAACTACCTGCAACAAATCAAGAAACATGTGAGGAGTGGGAGAAATCCTCTGGAACAAGTCACCAGGCATTTGTCAGAAATCGAACATTCAGAAGTGAAAGAGAGCAAAATGCACCCTAAAGTGTTCATTTCTGTTAAAGAAAGGGACAGCCGTCAGGAAGATGAAAGATTTGCTTTTGTTCGACAAAAAAATGCAGATGGTACCTTGGCTTGTCAAATCCTGCACCAGCGTCACACCTCACCATTATTTCACCAACCATGTAGCTCTGGACTTGTAAATATAGTGTGCATAGGAAATGGCCAGGTCAGGATGAAAGATGCGCTGCTGCGTGAAAAGGATCTGTTCCGCAAGGTGGCCTACCTCCCACAAGAATCTGGTGGTGCTGTGCTCATACCCCTTCGCCATGGTCTGGAACACAAATATTAA